Proteins from a single region of Aureibacter tunicatorum:
- a CDS encoding RagB/SusD family nutrient uptake outer membrane protein yields MYQKYIIWILMMVSLSGCKQFLDQPPHDEVLTEDVFTSFSNLESAMIGAYSTMQDVEYYGRNFVIMPSVSGDNIYNNLRSNRFVESATYSRTAEDANARDLWISAYQVINSCNYIIEAVGSVEASQEEKDRLKGEALAVRSLVFFDLARMYSQPYTYAYGPQGNADDKLGIPIVTQDSLTVSVDDVKFPYRSSTETVYDEIIDDLEMAVTLLPDVYPSKNRATLFATQGLLSRVYLYRNIDDADLNNVVKYATAVIDAGYSSLYPRDAFVSSWSTNGEREAVWTLEFIADQDRGADNLGSMFLPAVLGGYGDLRPTRFLRDSIDKQDIRSQLVIPELDNEDTIGYYINKYPGQSGVPGLTSPRIIRLAEIYLNRAEAYARLGMYDLAKQDLTVIIQRAYGDSYTPTFPPDDELVDFVLAERRIELYCEGHRSFDIFRTGGVMVRYDWQSENMQDIDFIIKTGAWNTILGIPQREIDVNPNLKQNPRY; encoded by the coding sequence ATGTATCAGAAGTATATAATATGGATTTTGATGATGGTTTCGCTGTCAGGTTGCAAACAGTTTCTGGACCAGCCTCCTCATGATGAAGTTTTGACAGAAGATGTTTTCACATCGTTTTCTAACCTTGAAAGCGCGATGATTGGAGCCTATAGCACAATGCAGGATGTTGAATATTATGGGCGTAATTTTGTTATCATGCCGAGTGTTTCCGGTGATAATATTTATAATAATCTAAGGTCGAATAGATTTGTCGAATCAGCGACATATAGTAGAACCGCTGAGGATGCGAATGCAAGAGATCTATGGATTAGCGCCTATCAGGTAATCAATAGTTGTAATTATATAATAGAAGCAGTGGGTAGTGTTGAGGCTAGCCAAGAGGAAAAAGACCGACTTAAGGGCGAAGCATTAGCTGTTCGATCATTGGTGTTTTTTGATTTAGCTCGAATGTACTCGCAGCCTTATACGTATGCATATGGGCCACAAGGAAATGCCGATGATAAATTAGGTATTCCCATAGTCACTCAAGATAGCTTGACAGTAAGTGTGGATGATGTGAAGTTTCCATACAGGTCTTCAACAGAAACAGTATATGATGAGATAATTGATGACTTGGAGATGGCTGTTACTTTATTGCCGGATGTCTATCCATCAAAAAACAGAGCCACGCTTTTTGCGACTCAAGGACTATTGTCAAGAGTGTATTTGTATAGAAATATCGATGATGCGGACTTGAATAATGTAGTGAAGTACGCGACTGCTGTGATTGATGCTGGGTATAGTTCGCTTTATCCAAGAGATGCTTTTGTAAGCTCTTGGTCTACAAATGGCGAAAGGGAAGCTGTATGGACACTTGAGTTTATAGCGGATCAAGACCGAGGAGCGGACAACTTGGGTAGCATGTTTTTACCAGCTGTTTTGGGAGGTTATGGAGATTTGAGACCTACTAGATTTTTGCGGGATTCGATTGATAAGCAAGATATTAGAAGTCAGTTGGTGATTCCTGAATTGGACAATGAAGATACAATTGGTTATTACATTAATAAGTATCCAGGGCAATCAGGAGTTCCAGGGCTGACTTCGCCAAGAATTATCAGGCTTGCTGAAATTTATTTGAATAGAGCGGAAGCATACGCAAGACTAGGAATGTATGACTTAGCTAAACAAGATTTGACAGTAATCATTCAAAGAGCTTATGGAGATTCTTATACTCCTACATTTCCTCCTGACGATGAGTTGGTTGACTTTGTATTGGCTGAAAGAAGAATAGAATTGTACTGCGAAGGTCATCGATCATTTGATATTTTCAGAACAGGAGGCGTGATGGTTAGGTATGATTGGCAGTCTGAAAACATGCAAGATATTGACTTTATTATCAAGACAGGAGCTTGGAATACTATTTTGGGTATACCTCAAAGAGAAATAGATGTGAATCCTAACTTAAAGCAAAATCCAAGATATTAG
- a CDS encoding ABC transporter permease, giving the protein MRLSYYISKKIIQNSSNSFSSLIHKIAIWSIGIGLGLMIISFMILDGFQSTIRNKILQFSGDIYVNKYTLSNSYEEEPISTHNLLLEDITEFPNVESAYPVSHKPGLIKTDNEVSGVVIKGVQEDYKDSGFTNSIIDGQFPNLEGKKYSKEILISEEISNKLNITTGDEIIVYFIQNPPKARKLKISGIYYSGIEDFDDKMIIGDLRMLQKLNNWPDTLTGGIEVHLKSFNNLYIAEENLNEKLPHNLYVEPATSKFSDIFDWLNMLNTNVVVFLTLILAVASFNMISVVLILIMERTQMIGLMKAMGATNRLIRKIFAYQGILLIGKGLLLGNIIGIGFGFLQDTFHILPLDPESYYMSYVPIEWNFLTIVLLNVLTYITISLVLIIPTIIISRINPIKAIKFV; this is encoded by the coding sequence TTGAGGCTATCTTATTATATATCTAAAAAAATCATTCAAAACTCATCCAATAGCTTTTCCTCTCTAATCCATAAAATTGCGATTTGGAGTATTGGAATCGGCTTAGGGTTGATGATTATTTCCTTCATGATTTTGGATGGTTTTCAGAGTACAATTCGTAACAAAATACTTCAATTTTCCGGAGACATATACGTCAATAAATACACACTAAGCAACTCATATGAGGAAGAGCCAATTTCAACCCACAATCTACTGCTCGAAGATATCACTGAGTTTCCAAATGTTGAAAGCGCATATCCTGTATCCCATAAACCAGGTTTGATAAAAACGGACAATGAAGTCTCAGGCGTAGTAATCAAAGGAGTTCAGGAAGATTACAAAGACTCAGGCTTCACAAATAGCATCATTGACGGCCAATTTCCTAACCTAGAAGGAAAAAAGTACTCCAAAGAAATATTGATTAGTGAAGAAATATCCAACAAACTCAATATTACCACTGGCGATGAAATCATTGTTTACTTCATTCAAAACCCTCCTAAAGCTAGAAAATTAAAAATTTCAGGCATTTACTATAGTGGCATTGAGGATTTTGACGATAAAATGATCATTGGAGATTTAAGAATGCTCCAAAAGCTCAATAATTGGCCTGACACTTTAACTGGAGGCATTGAAGTACACCTCAAAAGCTTCAATAACCTTTATATCGCGGAAGAAAATTTAAATGAAAAGCTCCCTCATAACCTATATGTCGAACCAGCAACTTCTAAGTTCTCGGATATCTTCGATTGGCTTAATATGCTAAACACTAATGTGGTCGTATTTCTAACTTTAATACTTGCAGTGGCGAGTTTCAATATGATTTCAGTGGTTTTAATCCTAATTATGGAAAGAACACAAATGATCGGGCTAATGAAAGCAATGGGAGCCACTAATCGCCTGATCAGAAAGATATTCGCTTATCAAGGCATATTGCTCATAGGAAAAGGCTTGTTGCTTGGCAATATTATCGGCATTGGCTTTGGATTCTTACAAGACACTTTTCATATACTTCCACTCGACCCGGAAAGTTATTACATGTCTTATGTTCCAATAGAATGGAACTTTCTTACCATTGTGCTTCTGAACGTGCTAACTTATATTACCATCAGTCTTGTGCTTATCATACCAACTATCATCATAAGCAGAATCAATCCGATCAAAGCCATAAAGTTTGTATAA
- a CDS encoding 1,4-dihydroxy-2-naphthoate polyprenyltransferase — protein MKNIAHWISAFRLRTLPLALSCILMAGFIASRLHSFNWSVFSLTCLTIIFLQVLSNIANDYGDSIHGADGEHRKGPKRAVSEGNISKNAMKKAIIALSTLSLISGILLLKVSVGINNEAFLYMLALGVLCIIGAITYTMGKKPYGYAGLGDLSVLFFFGFVGVIGSLFLFTHEVELAYILPALSLGLFSTAVLNVNNVRDIESDKIANKLSLPVRIGREKAVIYHWFLLGGGIISAIIFTLTNYHSSFQWLFLLSVPLFVKNGLAVQKYKEPQKLDPFLKQMALSTLLFVILFGIGYIL, from the coding sequence ATGAAAAATATCGCACATTGGATTTCCGCATTTCGGTTGAGAACATTGCCATTGGCATTATCATGCATATTGATGGCAGGATTCATTGCTTCAAGGCTTCACTCTTTCAACTGGAGCGTATTTAGCCTCACTTGCTTGACAATCATCTTCCTTCAAGTATTATCAAATATTGCCAATGACTATGGCGACAGCATCCATGGAGCTGATGGAGAGCACCGCAAGGGCCCCAAGCGAGCTGTGTCGGAAGGGAATATTAGTAAAAACGCCATGAAAAAAGCAATCATCGCTTTATCAACGCTATCCCTTATTAGTGGAATCCTGTTATTGAAAGTTAGTGTTGGAATAAATAATGAAGCTTTTTTATACATGCTGGCATTAGGAGTTTTATGCATCATCGGAGCCATTACCTATACCATGGGCAAGAAACCCTATGGCTATGCGGGCTTGGGTGATTTATCCGTGCTGTTCTTTTTTGGTTTCGTAGGTGTCATTGGCTCGTTATTTTTGTTCACTCACGAAGTAGAACTTGCTTATATCCTGCCTGCTTTAAGTCTTGGACTATTTTCCACCGCAGTGCTCAATGTCAACAATGTCAGAGACATAGAATCTGACAAGATTGCCAACAAACTATCTTTGCCTGTAAGGATCGGACGAGAAAAAGCGGTTATTTATCATTGGTTTTTGCTTGGTGGCGGTATCATATCAGCCATAATTTTCACGCTAACCAACTACCACTCTAGTTTCCAATGGTTGTTTTTACTTAGCGTGCCCTTATTTGTGAAAAATGGCTTGGCAGTCCAAAAATACAAGGAACCTCAAAAGCTAGATCCGTTTCTAAAACAAATGGCCTTAAGCACTTTGCTGTTTGTTATTCTTTTCGGAATTGGCTATATTTTATAA
- a CDS encoding TonB-dependent receptor: MRFFLQIIWVVTVFAIAFTSHASAQSRVITGQVIDANSNEPLPGVNVILKGTTVGTVTDIEGNYSLSLDVAEGTLVFSFIGLTTQEVKFVNETVIDVSLESQSQQLDEIVVTGYSEKSKEKLISTVAVVGADALENKPQVAVTDMLQGRAAGVLSTTGSGQPGAQPDIVIRGAGSISGNNSPLYVIDGIIVSNDNISSLTDTKQSPLASLNPNDIASVSILKDASATALYGARGANGVVVITTKTGAAGKTKFNFTARVGNTRRNKNRFEMMNNRQLWEYERKVYEVNGYNPDDFRPPSYLTDHANTDWLDLAYRLGQQQSYELSANGGSENTRFFTSLGFFDQQGILIGSDFERYTARLNLNHDVNKIFSFDFNNSLTLIDQREASNGNGFTSPLLGGWLNRPFDPAFTDGEPTNPGPDWQSLSNSNFVREIGLTYYKNRSIRTLTNLNMKANILKNLSFRSNNALDYYLLRQKAFWGPESYDGRRTNGYIYEADNYNITITSSNLFTYAFNANEKHFFDVIAGMEVQHNSMEAISAEGAGFASQSLETLNSAAKPLGVGGTISRYFFLSFLSQVNYEYLDKYFVSGSFRYDGSSKFSEDKRYAPFWSIGASWLMSNEPFLKDIEFIDNLKIRASYGTAGNANIENYKALGLWSGEANYLSIPGLVPFQLAIEDLTWEKNRNFNVGFDIGVWYRFTLNFDYYIKTSEAMLLERPIPSTTGFVNFLTNAGSVRNTGIEINLSGNILQGDFSWTTDFNFGYNKNKVLELPNGEGFESPTTSLQRIEEGEDVRAFFMRKWAGVDPENGEPLWYLEDGTTTNDYNAAPRMFVGAASPKFIGGWNNTLNYKGVGLNFFFNYTFGNDVYNQTASFYDASGARLGAVNQVTDAVNFWTPETPDAPRPKPFVGNSGNPNSYRTSSRYLEKGWFIRLRNVNLSYSLPSQWIDPIGVTSVRVYVEGANLVTFTDYNGIDPEVDATGTEFFRYPVGKSYSIGVNVQF, translated from the coding sequence ATGAGGTTTTTTCTACAAATTATTTGGGTTGTCACTGTTTTCGCGATTGCTTTTACTTCTCATGCTTCAGCGCAGAGTAGAGTAATAACCGGGCAAGTAATCGACGCAAACAGCAATGAACCATTGCCCGGAGTGAATGTGATTTTGAAAGGCACTACTGTCGGTACTGTTACTGATATCGAAGGAAACTATTCTTTGAGTCTGGATGTGGCAGAAGGTACTTTAGTATTTTCATTTATTGGACTTACTACTCAAGAAGTGAAGTTTGTGAATGAAACTGTCATTGATGTAAGCTTGGAATCGCAATCACAACAACTCGATGAAATTGTTGTGACTGGTTATTCGGAAAAAAGCAAAGAAAAATTAATCTCCACAGTTGCCGTAGTAGGAGCTGATGCATTGGAAAACAAACCACAGGTTGCAGTAACGGATATGCTGCAAGGAAGAGCCGCAGGGGTGTTGAGTACGACGGGAAGTGGGCAACCGGGGGCTCAGCCGGATATCGTAATTAGAGGAGCAGGGTCTATTTCAGGGAATAACAGTCCACTGTATGTGATTGATGGAATTATTGTTTCAAATGACAATATCTCTTCTTTGACGGATACTAAGCAGTCCCCTTTGGCTAGTTTGAATCCCAATGATATAGCTTCGGTGTCTATTTTGAAAGATGCGTCGGCTACTGCGTTATATGGAGCCAGAGGAGCTAACGGTGTTGTTGTGATAACGACCAAAACGGGAGCCGCGGGAAAGACGAAATTCAATTTTACTGCCAGAGTAGGTAATACGAGAAGAAATAAGAATCGATTTGAAATGATGAATAACAGGCAGTTGTGGGAGTATGAAAGAAAAGTGTATGAAGTGAATGGCTACAACCCTGATGATTTCAGACCTCCGTCTTATCTTACCGATCATGCGAATACGGATTGGTTGGACTTGGCTTATCGTTTAGGGCAACAACAGAGCTATGAATTGTCAGCGAATGGAGGTAGCGAAAACACAAGATTCTTCACTTCTCTAGGTTTTTTTGATCAACAAGGGATTTTGATTGGCTCTGACTTTGAAAGATATACCGCTAGATTGAACTTGAACCATGATGTGAATAAAATCTTTTCTTTTGATTTTAATAACAGTTTGACTCTTATTGACCAAAGGGAAGCAAGCAATGGAAATGGATTTACGAGTCCGCTACTAGGAGGATGGCTCAACCGGCCTTTTGATCCGGCTTTTACAGACGGGGAACCTACGAATCCAGGACCTGATTGGCAATCATTGTCAAATTCGAATTTTGTACGTGAAATCGGTCTTACTTATTATAAAAACAGGTCTATCAGAACTTTGACGAATTTGAACATGAAGGCCAATATTTTGAAGAATTTAAGTTTCAGATCAAATAATGCCTTGGATTACTACTTATTGCGTCAAAAGGCTTTTTGGGGGCCTGAATCCTATGATGGGAGAAGAACGAATGGATATATCTATGAAGCTGATAATTATAACATAACGATTACTTCTTCGAATCTATTTACTTATGCGTTTAACGCGAACGAGAAACACTTTTTTGATGTAATTGCAGGTATGGAAGTGCAGCATAATAGCATGGAGGCTATAAGCGCTGAGGGAGCAGGGTTCGCTTCTCAATCATTGGAAACATTGAATTCCGCAGCTAAGCCCTTAGGTGTTGGAGGAACGATTTCGAGATACTTTTTCTTATCCTTCCTGTCGCAAGTGAATTACGAATATTTAGATAAATATTTTGTGTCAGGATCATTTAGATATGATGGTTCATCGAAATTCAGCGAGGACAAGAGATATGCTCCTTTTTGGTCGATTGGAGCATCTTGGTTGATGAGCAATGAGCCTTTCTTGAAAGACATAGAGTTTATTGATAATTTGAAAATAAGAGCAAGCTATGGTACTGCTGGTAATGCTAATATTGAAAATTATAAGGCATTGGGCTTATGGTCAGGCGAAGCTAATTATTTATCGATTCCAGGATTAGTTCCGTTTCAATTGGCAATTGAGGATTTGACATGGGAGAAAAATAGAAATTTCAACGTCGGTTTTGATATTGGTGTTTGGTATAGGTTCACATTGAATTTTGATTACTATATTAAAACTTCTGAAGCGATGCTTTTGGAAAGGCCAATTCCTTCAACTACAGGGTTTGTGAATTTTTTGACAAATGCGGGATCTGTTAGAAATACTGGTATTGAAATTAACTTGTCGGGAAATATTCTTCAAGGTGATTTTTCATGGACAACGGACTTTAACTTTGGATATAACAAGAATAAAGTTTTGGAACTGCCAAACGGAGAAGGGTTTGAGAGTCCTACAACAAGTCTGCAAAGAATTGAGGAAGGAGAGGATGTCAGAGCCTTCTTTATGAGGAAATGGGCAGGAGTAGACCCTGAAAATGGAGAGCCTTTGTGGTATTTGGAAGATGGGACGACGACCAATGATTATAATGCAGCACCTAGAATGTTCGTTGGCGCAGCTTCACCTAAGTTTATAGGAGGTTGGAACAATACTCTGAATTACAAGGGAGTTGGGTTGAACTTCTTTTTCAATTATACATTTGGCAATGATGTTTACAATCAGACGGCATCATTTTATGATGCTTCGGGAGCGAGGCTTGGCGCTGTGAATCAGGTGACAGACGCAGTGAATTTTTGGACGCCTGAAACTCCTGATGCTCCAAGGCCAAAGCCTTTTGTGGGAAATAGCGGCAACCCAAATTCATATAGAACTTCATCGAGATATTTGGAAAAAGGATGGTTCATAAGACTAAGGAATGTTAACCTGTCTTATTCTTTGCCTTCGCAATGGATAGATCCAATTGGAGTGACTTCCGTTCGGGTTTATGTCGAAGGAGCCAATCTAGTTACCTTCACAGATTATAATGGTATAGATCCGGAAGTGGATGCTACAGGAACAGAGTTTTTTAGATATCCTGTTGGCAAATCTTATTCAATAGGTGTAAATGTGCAATTTTAA
- the argS gene encoding arginine--tRNA ligase — translation MQIQEEIKKGIQAAFESLFSHNITLDEIALQPTRKEFEGSFTFVTFPFARISKKNPVETAELIGKFLTENNENIKGYNVVKGFLNLEISDNSWIKAFESSLSENFGQAKDNGQSVIVEYSSPNTNKPLHLGHLRNNFLGYSVAEILKACGYKVTKANLVNDRGIHICKSMLAYQKFGENETPESSGIKGDKLIGNYYVRFDKEYKKEIGELVNNGKTEDEAKKEAPLMLEAQEMLKKWEDGDTETVSLWKKMNGWVYQGFDQTYATMGVDFDKYYYESDTYLLGKDIVDEGLEKNVFFKKDNGSVWADLSNQGLDEKLVLRSDGTSVYITQDLGTADLKFKDFNFDKSIYVVGNEQDYHFDVLFKILKNIGRSYAEGMYHLSYGMVDLPSGKMKSREGTVVDADDLMQEMFDTAETQTKELGKIDGFTDEQAQELYKTLGLGALKYFLLKVDPKKRMLFNPQESIQFQGNTGPFIQYTHARISAILRKAKQLDIDLSRAANIENLEPIEAELVQLLTSYPEKVLEAGKDYSPAIIAQYAYDLAKEYNRFYTELTIFGETDEDKKAFRVALSKSVAQVISKAMGLLGINVPDRM, via the coding sequence ATGCAAATACAAGAAGAAATAAAAAAAGGAATACAAGCTGCCTTTGAAAGCTTGTTTTCTCATAATATAACTTTGGATGAAATCGCTTTGCAGCCTACACGCAAAGAATTCGAAGGGTCTTTTACTTTCGTAACCTTCCCTTTCGCGAGAATAAGCAAAAAAAATCCTGTTGAAACAGCAGAGCTGATTGGAAAATTCTTAACTGAAAATAATGAGAATATCAAAGGCTACAATGTTGTAAAAGGATTTCTAAATCTAGAAATAAGCGACAACTCCTGGATAAAAGCTTTTGAAAGCTCTTTATCTGAAAACTTTGGACAAGCTAAAGACAATGGACAAAGCGTAATTGTTGAATACTCTTCTCCTAATACCAACAAACCATTGCACTTAGGCCACTTGAGAAATAATTTTTTAGGGTACTCAGTCGCGGAGATTTTAAAAGCTTGCGGTTATAAAGTCACCAAAGCAAACCTTGTCAACGATAGAGGCATTCATATCTGCAAGTCAATGCTTGCCTATCAAAAATTCGGTGAAAATGAAACTCCAGAATCTTCGGGAATCAAGGGAGACAAACTCATCGGAAACTATTACGTAAGATTCGACAAAGAGTACAAAAAGGAAATAGGAGAGCTTGTCAATAATGGCAAAACTGAAGATGAAGCGAAGAAAGAAGCTCCTCTTATGCTTGAAGCTCAAGAAATGTTGAAGAAATGGGAAGATGGCGACACAGAGACTGTAAGCCTATGGAAAAAAATGAACGGTTGGGTCTACCAAGGCTTTGACCAGACTTATGCAACTATGGGTGTTGATTTTGACAAGTATTATTATGAGTCCGACACTTACTTGCTTGGAAAAGACATCGTCGATGAGGGGCTTGAAAAAAATGTTTTCTTCAAAAAAGACAACGGATCCGTATGGGCAGACCTAAGCAACCAAGGACTTGATGAAAAGCTTGTGCTAAGATCCGACGGCACATCGGTTTATATCACCCAAGATTTGGGAACTGCCGACTTGAAATTCAAAGACTTCAACTTTGACAAGTCAATCTACGTGGTAGGAAATGAGCAAGACTATCACTTTGATGTCTTATTCAAAATTCTTAAAAATATTGGTCGCTCATATGCTGAGGGAATGTACCATTTGTCATATGGTATGGTTGATTTGCCTTCTGGTAAAATGAAATCCAGAGAAGGGACAGTAGTGGATGCAGACGACTTGATGCAAGAAATGTTCGATACTGCTGAAACGCAAACCAAGGAACTTGGAAAAATTGACGGTTTCACTGACGAGCAAGCTCAAGAGCTTTACAAAACTTTAGGTTTGGGAGCTCTTAAATACTTTTTGCTGAAAGTTGATCCTAAGAAGAGAATGCTCTTCAACCCTCAAGAGTCCATTCAATTCCAAGGAAACACAGGCCCGTTCATCCAATACACTCACGCTCGTATATCAGCGATATTGAGAAAAGCGAAACAATTGGATATTGATTTAAGCAGAGCTGCAAATATTGAAAATCTAGAGCCGATAGAAGCAGAGCTTGTTCAGCTTCTAACTTCATACCCAGAGAAAGTATTGGAAGCAGGTAAGGATTATTCACCAGCAATCATCGCTCAATACGCCTATGATCTAGCCAAGGAATACAATAGATTCTATACTGAGCTTACGATTTTCGGAGAGACTGATGAAGACAAAAAAGCTTTCAGAGTAGCATTGTCAAAATCAGTTGCCCAAGTAATCAGCAAAGCTATGGGACTATTGGGAATCAACGTACCTGATAGAATGTAA
- a CDS encoding HAD-IIIA family hydrolase has protein sequence MSRYPNIKIVITDVDGTLTDGGLYISESGEEFKKFNAKDGMGMHLLMKNGIKVAMLSHSRSSKMIHKRAQNLGLDFCYVGKTPKMEIIQEWLDQTGLTMENVAYMGDDVNDLEAISASGLGACPSDACDEVLKAADVVLNRKGGEAAFRELVDEYLLN, from the coding sequence ATGAGCCGATACCCTAATATTAAAATCGTCATTACTGACGTGGATGGCACATTGACCGACGGAGGTCTTTACATTTCAGAATCAGGTGAGGAATTCAAAAAATTCAATGCCAAAGACGGAATGGGAATGCATCTCTTGATGAAAAATGGAATCAAAGTAGCTATGCTTAGCCACAGCCGCTCATCGAAAATGATACACAAAAGAGCCCAAAACCTTGGCTTGGACTTTTGCTATGTAGGCAAAACTCCAAAAATGGAAATTATTCAAGAATGGCTTGATCAAACTGGATTGACAATGGAAAATGTCGCTTACATGGGCGATGATGTGAATGATTTGGAAGCCATTTCCGCTTCCGGACTTGGAGCATGTCCTAGCGATGCCTGCGATGAAGTATTGAAAGCAGCGGATGTAGTACTCAATAGGAAAGGCGGAGAAGCCGCTTTTAGGGAATTAGTCGATGAATACTTGTTGAACTAG
- a CDS encoding DUF1343 domain-containing protein — protein sequence MKNVWCFPIILFFLLLSSCSFAGGSLKLGAERTDKYLPLLEGKSVALVVNQTSKVDSVHLVDFMLGNGVDVKKIFAPEHGFRGHADAGEFVKGGKDKKSGLPIVSLYGKNKKPSKEHLKDVEVIVFDIQDVGARFYTYISTLHYVMEAAEESGVKVVVLDRPNPNDKLVDGPVLDLKHKSFVGMHPIPVIHGLTVGELALMISEENWLDADQGELDLTVIPMEGYTHGQEYSLPEKPSPNLPNDQSIALYPSLCFFEGTVVSVGRGTFSPFTMYGYPSQNFGAFQFTPKSINGMSKYPKHENKQCFGVDLSNESIEGLNLSYLLDAYQKYDGKKPFFNSFFENLAGTSELRTQIENGWSEIEIKNSWKPELSTYKKLRQKYLLYSELK from the coding sequence ATGAAAAATGTATGGTGTTTTCCTATTATTCTGTTTTTTCTGTTGCTAAGCAGCTGTTCTTTTGCTGGTGGGAGCTTGAAGTTGGGAGCGGAAAGAACAGATAAATACCTGCCTTTATTGGAAGGCAAGTCTGTGGCTTTGGTCGTCAACCAAACGAGCAAAGTGGATTCCGTTCATTTGGTGGATTTCATGTTGGGAAATGGTGTGGATGTGAAGAAAATATTTGCTCCAGAGCATGGTTTCAGGGGACATGCTGATGCGGGCGAGTTTGTCAAAGGAGGCAAAGATAAAAAATCTGGTTTGCCTATAGTGTCGCTTTACGGGAAAAATAAAAAGCCTTCAAAAGAGCATTTGAAAGATGTGGAGGTCATTGTGTTTGACATTCAAGATGTTGGAGCTCGATTTTACACATATATCAGTACTTTGCATTATGTCATGGAAGCCGCCGAAGAAAGTGGCGTAAAAGTTGTCGTTTTGGATAGGCCTAATCCGAATGATAAGCTCGTCGATGGACCTGTTCTGGATTTGAAGCATAAGTCGTTTGTAGGAATGCATCCCATTCCTGTGATACATGGACTGACAGTTGGAGAATTGGCGTTGATGATCAGTGAGGAAAACTGGCTCGATGCAGATCAAGGAGAGCTTGATTTAACAGTGATTCCAATGGAAGGATACACTCATGGACAAGAATATAGTCTGCCTGAAAAACCATCTCCAAATTTGCCCAACGATCAATCAATAGCTTTATATCCATCACTATGTTTTTTTGAAGGAACTGTTGTAAGCGTAGGGAGAGGAACGTTTAGTCCTTTTACTATGTATGGGTATCCAAGTCAAAATTTTGGAGCGTTTCAGTTTACTCCCAAGAGTATCAATGGCATGTCAAAGTACCCAAAACATGAAAATAAACAATGTTTTGGCGTGGACTTGAGCAATGAAAGCATTGAAGGATTGAACCTGAGTTACTTATTGGATGCATATCAAAAGTATGATGGAAAAAAGCCATTCTTCAATAGTTTTTTTGAGAATTTGGCGGGTACTTCCGAATTAAGAACTCAAATAGAAAATGGATGGTCTGAAATTGAGATCAAGAATAGTTGGAAGCCTGAGCTTTCAACATATAAAAAATTAAGACAGAAATATTTGCTTTATTCCGAATTGAAATAA